Proteins from a genomic interval of Pseudomonas anuradhapurensis:
- a CDS encoding crotonase/enoyl-CoA hydratase family protein, producing MTEYSAFKVELTDNIAHVQINRPEKVNAMNAAFWAEIIDIFQWVDDTDAVRVVVLSGAGKHFSAGIDLMMLASLAGQMGKDVGRNARFLRSTILRLQASFNAVDKCRKPVLAAVQGYCIGGAIDLIAACDMRYCSNDAQFSIKEIDMGMAADVGTLQRLPRIIGDGMMRELAFTGRNVEAAEALRIGLVNRVYDDQAALLDGVFAIAREIAAKSPIAVAGTKQMLSYMRDHRIDDGLEYIATWNAAMLQSEDLRVAVAAHMSKQKPTFAD from the coding sequence GTGACCGAGTACAGCGCATTCAAGGTCGAACTGACCGACAACATTGCCCACGTGCAAATCAACCGCCCGGAGAAGGTCAATGCGATGAACGCCGCCTTCTGGGCAGAGATCATCGACATCTTCCAGTGGGTCGACGATACCGACGCGGTGCGGGTAGTGGTGCTCAGCGGCGCCGGCAAGCATTTTTCCGCCGGCATCGACCTGATGATGCTGGCCTCGCTGGCGGGCCAGATGGGCAAGGATGTGGGGCGCAACGCGCGCTTCCTGCGCAGCACCATCCTACGCCTGCAGGCCTCGTTCAATGCCGTGGACAAGTGCCGCAAGCCGGTGCTGGCCGCCGTGCAGGGCTACTGCATCGGCGGTGCCATCGACCTCATCGCGGCCTGCGACATGCGTTACTGCAGCAACGACGCGCAATTCTCGATCAAGGAGATCGACATGGGCATGGCTGCCGATGTCGGCACACTGCAACGTTTGCCTCGTATCATCGGTGACGGCATGATGCGTGAGCTGGCCTTCACCGGGCGCAATGTCGAGGCCGCAGAGGCGCTGCGCATCGGCCTGGTCAACCGGGTCTATGATGATCAGGCTGCGCTGCTGGACGGGGTCTTTGCCATTGCCCGCGAGATTGCCGCAAAATCACCGATTGCCGTGGCCGGCACCAAGCAAATGCTCAGCTACATGCGTGACCATCGCATTGACGATGGCCTGGAGTACATCGCCACCTGGAACGCCGCGATGCTGCAGTCCGAAGACCTGCGCGTGGCCGTGGCGGCGCACATGAGCAAACAGAAACCGACGTTCGCCGACTGA
- the nhaB gene encoding sodium/proton antiporter NhaB — translation MSRSLTGALAHGFLGQSPLWYKAVICLFLVLNPLLLVSLGPVAAGWALVLEFIFTLGMALKCYPLMPGGLLLVEALLLQMTTPQALYEELQHNFPVILLLMFMVAGIHFMKELLLFLFSRILLGVRSKAILALLFCVLSAFLSAFLDALTVTAVIISAAVGFYAVYHRVASGTNPREDAALDSDQQVAALHRNDLDQFRAFLRSLLMHGAVGTALGGVCTLVGEPQNLLIGHEMGWHFADFFLKVAPVSLPVLTAGLLTCVLLEKLRLFGYGTLMPEPVRQVLAAYAAEDDAARTQAQRIALWVQGLAALILIVCLGLHVAEVGLIGLMVIVLITAFTGITDEHRLGRAFQDAMPFTALLVVFFAVVAVIHQQQLFAPLITWVLGLPAAQQPGMLYLANGLLSAISDNVFVATIYITEVKQAFLNGGMSREHFETLAVAINTGTNLPSVATPNGQAAFLFLLTSAIAPLVRLSYGRMVWMALPYTVVMGGLGWWAVTYWL, via the coding sequence ATGTCGCGCTCCCTGACTGGCGCCCTCGCCCACGGCTTCCTGGGCCAGTCGCCGCTGTGGTACAAGGCGGTCATCTGCCTGTTCCTGGTCCTCAACCCGCTGCTGCTGGTCAGCCTCGGCCCGGTTGCCGCCGGCTGGGCACTGGTGCTCGAGTTCATCTTCACCCTGGGCATGGCCCTGAAATGCTACCCGCTGATGCCCGGCGGGCTGCTGCTGGTCGAAGCCCTGCTGTTGCAGATGACCACCCCGCAAGCCTTGTACGAAGAGTTGCAGCACAACTTCCCGGTCATCCTGTTGCTGATGTTCATGGTCGCAGGCATCCACTTCATGAAGGAACTGCTGCTGTTCCTGTTCTCGCGCATCCTGCTCGGGGTACGCTCGAAGGCCATTCTGGCATTGCTGTTCTGCGTGCTGTCGGCATTCCTCTCGGCGTTTCTCGATGCGCTGACGGTGACCGCCGTGATCATCAGCGCCGCGGTCGGCTTCTATGCGGTCTACCACCGGGTTGCCTCCGGCACCAACCCGCGCGAGGACGCTGCACTCGACAGCGACCAGCAGGTCGCAGCGCTGCACCGCAACGACCTCGACCAGTTCCGCGCCTTCCTGCGCAGCCTGTTGATGCATGGCGCGGTAGGTACCGCCCTGGGCGGGGTATGCACCCTGGTGGGCGAACCGCAGAACCTGCTGATCGGCCACGAAATGGGCTGGCACTTTGCCGATTTCTTCCTCAAGGTGGCGCCGGTGTCGTTGCCGGTGCTGACTGCCGGCCTGCTGACCTGTGTACTGCTGGAGAAACTGCGCCTGTTCGGTTACGGCACGCTGATGCCCGAGCCGGTGCGCCAGGTACTGGCCGCCTACGCCGCCGAGGATGACGCCGCGCGCACCCAGGCCCAGCGCATCGCCCTGTGGGTGCAAGGGCTAGCCGCGCTGATCCTGATCGTCTGCCTGGGGTTGCACGTTGCCGAAGTCGGCCTGATCGGCCTGATGGTGATCGTGCTGATCACGGCATTCACCGGCATCACCGACGAACACCGCCTGGGCCGTGCCTTTCAGGACGCCATGCCGTTCACCGCGCTGCTGGTGGTGTTCTTCGCCGTTGTCGCGGTGATTCACCAGCAGCAGCTGTTCGCCCCGCTGATCACCTGGGTACTGGGACTACCGGCCGCGCAGCAGCCGGGCATGTTGTACCTGGCCAACGGTTTGCTTTCGGCGATCAGCGACAACGTGTTCGTCGCCACCATCTACATCACCGAAGTGAAGCAGGCGTTTCTCAATGGCGGCATGAGCCGCGAGCATTTCGAGACCTTGGCTGTGGCGATCAACACCGGCACCAACCTGCCCAGCGTGGCGACCCCGAACGGGCAGGCCGCGTTCCTGTTCCTGCTGACCTCGGCCATCGCGCCGCTGGTACGGCTGTCGTATGGGCGCATGGTATGGATGGCGTTGCCCTACACCGTGGTGATGGGTGGCCTGGGGTGGTGGGCGGTGACCTACTGGCTGTGA
- a CDS encoding dihydrofolate reductase family protein gives MRKLIVAAFISLDGVMQAPGGPQEDTSGGFTYGGWLVPYAEEVFGQAMQALFSQPFELLLGRRTYDIFAAYWPKVDGSSQDFSIANLFNSVPKHVATHAPATLAWHNSHALGADISAAVRALKQQAGANLLTQGSSELVQQLLAAGLVDELQLLIHPLLLGHGKRLFGDDAAAAAFTLQHSQVSPKGVIIARYVRAGDVQTGSF, from the coding sequence ATGCGCAAACTCATCGTAGCCGCGTTCATCAGCCTCGACGGCGTCATGCAGGCCCCCGGCGGCCCGCAGGAAGACACCAGCGGCGGTTTTACCTATGGCGGCTGGCTCGTCCCCTACGCCGAGGAAGTTTTCGGCCAGGCCATGCAGGCCTTGTTCAGCCAGCCCTTCGAGCTGCTGCTGGGCCGGCGTACCTATGACATCTTCGCCGCTTACTGGCCAAAGGTGGATGGCAGTTCGCAAGACTTCTCCATCGCCAACCTGTTCAACAGCGTGCCCAAGCATGTGGCCACCCACGCCCCGGCTACCCTCGCCTGGCACAACAGCCATGCCCTGGGTGCGGACATCAGCGCAGCGGTGCGGGCGCTGAAACAACAGGCCGGTGCCAACCTGCTGACCCAGGGCAGCAGTGAACTGGTGCAGCAACTGCTGGCCGCGGGCCTGGTCGATGAACTGCAGTTGCTGATCCACCCATTGCTGCTTGGCCATGGCAAACGCCTGTTCGGCGACGATGCCGCAGCGGCGGCCTTCACCCTGCAGCACTCGCAGGTTTCGCCAAAGGGTGTAATCATCGCCCGCTACGTACGCGCTGGCGACGTGCAGACCGGCTCGTTCTGA
- a CDS encoding lipocalin family protein, translating to MALRTPLLLSCLTLALLGCAGNDHPAPPHTQQVDLQRYQGTWYELARLPMFFQRNCVQSEAHYGLRADGRIDVTNRCREKDGQWNEAKGIAEAQQPGSTDKLWVRFDNWFSRLAPGLTKGEYWVLYHDKDYRVALVGHPNREYLWLLSRTPAIPDQTRDQLLDIAREQGYDTSKLIWRQADADVTN from the coding sequence ATGGCGCTACGCACCCCGCTGCTGCTTTCCTGCCTGACCCTGGCCCTGCTCGGCTGCGCCGGCAACGACCACCCGGCGCCACCACATACCCAGCAGGTCGACCTGCAACGCTACCAAGGTACCTGGTACGAACTGGCGCGGTTGCCGATGTTCTTCCAACGCAACTGCGTGCAGTCCGAGGCACACTATGGCCTGCGTGCGGACGGCCGCATCGACGTGACCAACCGCTGCCGGGAAAAGGACGGCCAGTGGAATGAAGCCAAGGGCATCGCCGAAGCCCAGCAACCGGGTAGTACCGACAAACTCTGGGTGCGCTTCGACAACTGGTTCAGCCGCCTGGCACCCGGCCTGACCAAGGGCGAGTACTGGGTGCTGTACCACGACAAGGACTACCGCGTGGCGCTGGTCGGCCACCCCAACCGCGAGTACCTGTGGCTGCTGTCACGCACACCGGCCATACCGGACCAGACGCGAGACCAGTTGCTGGATATCGCCAGGGAGCAGGGCTACGACACCAGCAAGCTGATCTGGCGCCAGGCGGATGCCGACGTGACCAACTGA
- a CDS encoding ribonuclease Z has product MDLLFLGTSAGVPTKARNVSATAVIEATGSHWYLVDCGEGTQHQLLHTPLSIRDLRAIFITHVHGDHCFGLPGLLASAGMSGRTQPLELVLPSALHEWLRQGLAVSQTFLPFELRLLAVEDLLEWRSEAMHVTTVQLSHRVPSVGFVFTELNPEPRLDIPRLEAEGIPRGPLWGELAKGFTVEHEGRLLHGRDYLRPSRPPRRVIVCGDNDNPELLADAAQDADVLVHEATFTQAVVERTGVTFGHSTAAAVARFAETAGVRNLVLTHFSARYQHDPRRTPSIVDMREEALAHYRGHLTLAQDLQRYHIGREGCLEPSG; this is encoded by the coding sequence ATGGATCTGCTGTTCCTCGGCACCTCCGCCGGGGTGCCTACCAAGGCACGCAACGTCAGCGCCACGGCCGTGATCGAAGCCACGGGCAGCCACTGGTACCTGGTCGACTGTGGCGAAGGCACCCAGCACCAGTTGCTGCATACCCCGCTTTCGATCCGCGACCTGCGGGCGATCTTCATCACCCACGTACACGGCGACCACTGCTTCGGCTTGCCGGGCCTGCTGGCCAGCGCCGGCATGAGTGGGCGCACCCAGCCACTTGAGCTGGTGCTGCCCAGTGCCCTGCATGAATGGCTACGCCAGGGGCTGGCGGTCAGCCAAACCTTCCTGCCGTTCGAACTGCGCCTGCTGGCCGTGGAGGATCTGCTGGAGTGGCGCAGTGAGGCGATGCACGTCACTACCGTGCAGCTGTCGCACCGGGTACCGAGCGTCGGCTTCGTGTTCACCGAACTCAACCCCGAACCGCGCCTGGATATCCCGCGCCTGGAAGCCGAAGGCATCCCCCGCGGCCCGCTGTGGGGCGAGCTGGCCAAGGGCTTCACGGTAGAGCATGAAGGCCGGCTGCTGCACGGCCGCGATTACTTGCGCCCCTCGCGCCCGCCACGGCGGGTGATCGTGTGCGGCGACAACGACAACCCCGAGCTGTTGGCCGATGCCGCCCAGGATGCGGACGTGCTGGTGCACGAAGCCACGTTCACCCAGGCGGTGGTCGAACGTACCGGGGTCACCTTTGGCCACAGCACCGCAGCGGCGGTGGCGCGCTTCGCCGAAACCGCAGGCGTGCGCAACCTGGTGCTGACGCACTTCAGCGCCCGCTACCAGCACGACCCACGGCGCACCCCGAGCATCGTCGATATGCGCGAAGAGGCCCTTGCACATTACCGTGGCCATCTGACCCTGGCGCAGGACCTGCAGCGCTATCACATCGGGCGGGAGGGCTGCCTCGAACCGAGCGGATGA
- a CDS encoding Zn-dependent hydrolase, which produces MTPVQEILNTTARHIDSARLWQSLMDLARLGATAKGGVCRLALTDLDRQARDLFVQWCEAAGCTVSIDAVGNIFARRPGRNPKLPPVMTGSHIDTQPTGGKFDGCFGVMAGLEVIRTLNDLGVETEAPLEVVVWTNEEGSRFAPCMMGSGVFAGKFTLEETLAKRDAQGVSVGEALNAIGYAGPRAVQGHPVGAYFEAHIEQGPILEDQAKTIGVVLGALGQKWFDLTLRGVEAHAGPTPMHLRKDALVGAAAVVEAVNRTALGHQPHACGTVGCLQAYPGSRNVIPGEVRMTLDFRHLQGEQLDAMISEVRAVIEATCARHGLSHTLVPTADFPALYFDKGCVDAVRESAKALGLPHMDIVSGAGHDAIFLAEMGPAGMIFVPCENGISHNEIENATPEDLAAGCAVLLRAMLAASEAIASGRLAA; this is translated from the coding sequence GTGACCCCAGTCCAAGAAATCCTCAACACCACCGCCCGGCATATCGACAGCGCCCGCCTGTGGCAATCGCTGATGGACCTGGCGCGCCTCGGTGCCACTGCCAAGGGCGGTGTCTGCCGCCTGGCCCTGACTGACCTCGACCGCCAGGCTCGCGACCTGTTCGTGCAATGGTGCGAAGCCGCCGGCTGCACGGTGAGCATCGACGCGGTCGGTAATATCTTCGCCCGGCGCCCGGGGCGTAACCCCAAGCTGCCGCCGGTGATGACCGGCAGCCATATCGACACCCAGCCCACCGGTGGCAAGTTCGATGGCTGCTTCGGGGTCATGGCGGGGCTGGAGGTGATTCGGACCCTCAACGACTTGGGTGTGGAAACCGAAGCGCCGCTGGAAGTGGTGGTATGGACCAACGAGGAGGGCTCGCGCTTTGCCCCGTGCATGATGGGTTCAGGCGTGTTTGCCGGCAAGTTCACCCTGGAGGAGACCCTGGCCAAGCGTGATGCCCAGGGTGTCAGCGTCGGCGAGGCGTTGAACGCCATCGGCTACGCCGGCCCGCGCGCGGTGCAGGGCCACCCGGTGGGGGCCTATTTCGAAGCGCATATCGAGCAAGGGCCGATCCTCGAGGACCAGGCCAAGACCATTGGCGTGGTACTGGGTGCTCTTGGCCAGAAGTGGTTCGACCTGACCCTGCGCGGCGTCGAAGCCCATGCTGGCCCGACCCCCATGCACCTGCGCAAGGACGCCCTGGTCGGTGCTGCCGCCGTGGTCGAAGCGGTCAACCGCACCGCCCTCGGCCACCAGCCGCACGCCTGTGGCACGGTGGGTTGCCTGCAGGCCTACCCCGGCTCGCGCAACGTGATCCCCGGCGAAGTGCGCATGACCCTGGACTTCCGCCACCTGCAAGGTGAGCAACTGGATGCGATGATCAGTGAAGTGCGTGCGGTGATCGAGGCGACCTGCGCCAGGCACGGTTTGAGCCACACGCTGGTGCCGACGGCGGACTTCCCGGCGTTGTACTTCGACAAGGGCTGTGTCGATGCCGTGCGCGAGTCGGCCAAGGCGCTGGGCTTGCCGCACATGGACATCGTCAGCGGGGCAGGGCACGACGCGATCTTCCTTGCCGAGATGGGGCCGGCGGGGATGATTTTCGTGCCGTGCGAGAACGGCATCAGCCATAACGAAATCGAGAACGCCACCCCTGAGGACCTGGCCGCGGGCTGCGCGGTGTTGCTGCGGGCGATGCTGGCGGCGTCGGAGGCGATTGCCAGCGGACGCCTGGCGGCCTAG
- a CDS encoding NCS1 family nucleobase:cation symporter-1 — translation MQQSRSEVVEQDGLFELAEGSDVLDSPRYNHDIAPTKVHQRTWNKWHITALWVGMSICVPTYTLGGVLTAYFGLSVGEALLAILLANLIVLIPLTLNAFPGTKYGIPFPVLLRSSFGILGSNVPCLIRAVVACGWFGIQTLFGGLAIHLFLGSVFDGWKALGGTGEVIGFMLFWCLNLWVVLRGAESIKWLETLSAPLLVAVGVGLLFWALPHMSMTELLAQPAKRPADANVLGYFCAGLTAMVGFWATLSLNIPDFSRYARSQKDQILGQIFGLPLTMFLFAALGVVLTAASASLVGETVADPVSLIGKIHSPFWVALAMALIVIATLSTNTAANIVSPTNDFQNIAPRLIGRSRAVWLTGFIGLALMGHELLKKLGWIVSDLSLESVYSNWLLGYSSLLGPIAGIMVVDYFLVRRQQLDLAGLYRDDVYPAWNWAGFAAFALPVALTVMAIGNSSFSWFYDYGWFTGSLLGGGLYYLFAGVLARSPARVAKPLP, via the coding sequence ATGCAGCAGAGCAGATCGGAAGTGGTCGAGCAGGATGGCCTGTTCGAGCTGGCCGAGGGCAGCGATGTCCTCGACAGCCCACGCTACAACCACGATATCGCCCCGACCAAGGTGCACCAGCGCACCTGGAACAAATGGCACATCACCGCCCTGTGGGTGGGCATGTCCATCTGCGTACCCACCTACACCCTCGGCGGCGTGCTCACCGCCTACTTCGGCCTCAGCGTGGGCGAGGCCTTGCTGGCGATCCTGCTGGCCAACCTGATCGTGCTGATCCCGCTCACCCTCAACGCCTTTCCCGGCACCAAGTACGGCATCCCGTTCCCGGTGCTGCTGCGCTCGTCGTTCGGCATCCTCGGCTCCAACGTACCGTGCCTGATCCGGGCAGTGGTCGCCTGTGGCTGGTTCGGCATCCAGACCCTGTTCGGTGGCCTGGCCATCCACCTGTTCCTTGGCTCGGTGTTCGACGGCTGGAAGGCCTTGGGCGGTACCGGCGAGGTGATCGGCTTCATGCTCTTCTGGTGCCTGAACCTGTGGGTAGTGCTGCGCGGCGCCGAGTCGATCAAATGGCTGGAAACGCTGTCGGCACCGCTGCTGGTGGCGGTGGGCGTCGGCCTGCTGTTCTGGGCCCTGCCGCACATGTCGATGACCGAGTTGCTGGCCCAGCCGGCCAAGCGCCCGGCCGACGCGAACGTGCTCGGCTACTTCTGCGCCGGGCTCACCGCCATGGTCGGCTTCTGGGCCACGCTGTCGCTGAACATCCCCGACTTCAGCCGCTACGCCCGCAGCCAGAAGGACCAGATTCTCGGGCAGATCTTCGGCCTGCCGCTGACCATGTTCCTGTTCGCCGCCCTGGGCGTGGTGCTGACCGCCGCCTCGGCGTCGCTGGTAGGCGAGACCGTGGCCGACCCGGTCAGCCTGATCGGCAAGATCCACAGCCCGTTCTGGGTGGCCCTGGCCATGGCCTTGATCGTCATCGCCACGCTGTCGACCAACACCGCAGCGAACATCGTGTCGCCGACCAACGACTTCCAGAACATCGCCCCGCGCCTGATCGGGCGCAGCCGCGCGGTGTGGCTGACCGGCTTCATCGGCCTGGCGCTGATGGGCCATGAGTTGCTCAAGAAGCTGGGCTGGATCGTTTCCGACCTGAGCCTGGAGAGCGTGTACTCCAACTGGTTGCTGGGCTACTCCAGCCTGCTCGGGCCGATCGCCGGGATCATGGTGGTGGACTACTTCCTGGTCCGCCGGCAGCAGCTGGACCTGGCCGGGTTGTACCGCGACGACGTGTACCCGGCCTGGAACTGGGCTGGTTTTGCCGCCTTTGCGTTGCCGGTCGCGTTGACGGTGATGGCCATCGGCAACAGCAGCTTCAGCTGGTTCTACGACTATGGCTGGTTCACCGGCTCGCTGTTGGGAGGGGGGCTGTATTACCTGTTCGCCGGGGTGCTGGCGCGCAGCCCGGCGCGGGTGGCCAAGCCTTTGCCGTGA
- the hydA gene encoding dihydropyrimidinase, with the protein MSLLIRGATVVTHEESYPADVLCADGLIRAIGQNLEPPTGCEILDGSGRYLMPGGIDPHTHMQLPFMGTVASEDFFSGTAAGLAGGTTSIIDFVIPNPQQSLLEAYHTWRGWAQKSASDYGFHVAITWWSEQVAEEMGELVAKHGVNSFKHFMAYKNAIMAADDTLVASFERCLQLGAVPTVHAENGELVYHLQKKLLAQGLTGPEAHPLSRPSQVEGEAASRAIRIAETLGTPLYLVHVSSREALDEIAYARGKGQPVYGEVLPGHLLLDDSVYRDPDWATAAGYVMSPPFRPREHQEALWRGLQSGNLHTTATDHCCFCAEQKAMGRDDFSRIPNGTAGIEDRMAVLWDAGVNSGRLSMHEFVALTSTNTAKIFNLFPRKGAIRVGADADLVLWDPQGTRTISAKTHHQQVDFNIFEGRTVRGIPSHTISQGKLRWADGDLRAEAGAGRYVERPAYPSVYEVLERRAEVQRPTPVQR; encoded by the coding sequence ATGTCCCTGTTGATCCGTGGCGCCACCGTGGTCACCCACGAAGAAAGTTACCCCGCCGATGTCCTGTGTGCCGATGGCCTGATCCGCGCCATCGGTCAGAACCTCGAACCGCCCACCGGCTGCGAAATCCTCGACGGCAGCGGCCGTTACCTGATGCCCGGCGGTATCGACCCGCACACGCACATGCAGTTGCCGTTCATGGGCACCGTGGCCAGCGAGGACTTCTTCAGCGGCACCGCCGCCGGCCTGGCCGGGGGCACCACCTCGATCATCGACTTCGTCATCCCCAACCCGCAGCAATCGTTGCTGGAGGCTTACCACACCTGGCGTGGCTGGGCGCAGAAAAGCGCCAGCGACTATGGCTTCCATGTGGCCATCACCTGGTGGAGCGAGCAGGTGGCCGAAGAGATGGGCGAACTGGTTGCCAAGCATGGGGTGAACAGCTTCAAGCACTTCATGGCCTACAAGAACGCCATCATGGCCGCCGACGACACCCTGGTGGCCAGCTTCGAGCGCTGCCTGCAACTGGGTGCGGTGCCCACCGTGCATGCCGAGAACGGCGAGCTGGTGTACCACCTGCAGAAAAAACTGCTGGCCCAGGGCCTGACCGGGCCGGAAGCGCACCCGTTGTCGCGCCCCTCGCAAGTCGAGGGCGAGGCCGCCAGCCGCGCCATCCGCATTGCCGAAACCCTCGGTACACCGCTGTACCTGGTGCACGTTTCCAGCCGCGAAGCGCTGGATGAAATCGCCTATGCCCGCGGCAAGGGCCAGCCGGTCTATGGCGAGGTGCTGCCCGGCCACCTGCTGCTGGATGACAGCGTCTACCGCGACCCGGACTGGGCCACCGCCGCAGGCTATGTGATGAGCCCGCCGTTCCGCCCGCGCGAACATCAGGAAGCGCTGTGGCGCGGCCTGCAGTCGGGCAACCTGCACACCACCGCCACTGACCACTGCTGTTTCTGCGCCGAGCAGAAAGCCATGGGCCGGGATGATTTCAGCCGGATCCCCAATGGTACGGCTGGCATCGAGGACCGCATGGCGGTGCTGTGGGATGCCGGGGTCAACAGCGGGCGCCTGTCGATGCATGAGTTCGTCGCGCTGACCTCCACCAACACGGCAAAGATCTTCAACCTGTTCCCGCGCAAAGGTGCCATTCGCGTTGGCGCCGACGCCGACCTGGTGCTGTGGGACCCGCAAGGTACCCGCACCATCTCGGCCAAGACCCACCATCAGCAGGTGGACTTCAACATCTTCGAGGGCCGCACTGTGCGCGGCATTCCCAGCCACACCATCAGCCAGGGCAAGCTGCGCTGGGCTGATGGCGACCTGCGCGCAGAAGCGGGCGCGGGGCGCTATGTGGAACGGCCGGCGTATCCGTCGGTGTATGAGGTGCTCGAGCGCAGGGCCGAAGTGCAGCGGCCGACGCCCGTGCAGCGCTGA
- a CDS encoding NAD(P)-dependent oxidoreductase: MIDALNHLPRPRAGADQLAERFSDLAPPLTPRQAAVESARCLYCYDAPCVNACPSEIDIPSFIHRISDDNLQGAAERILSANILGGSCARVCPTEILCQQACVRNNAQECAPVLIGQLQRYALDNAQFTAHPFQRSPATGKRIAVVGAGPAGLACAHRLAMHGHDVVVFEACDKAGGLNEYGIARYKLVDDFAQREVEFLLGIGGIEIRHGQRLGGNLSLGELRDQYDAVFLGLGLNAVRQLGLAAEEAPGLLAATEYIRELRQADDLSQLPLADRCLVIGAGNTAIDMAVQMSRLGARDVNLVYRRGHADMGATEHEQDIAKANQVRLHTWARPDAVLLDASGKVRGMRFARTELADGRLRDSGETFELAADAIFKAIGQRFDDSSLGDPLATQLARDGERIRVDANMQTSLPGIYAGGDCTALGQDLTVQAVQHGKLAAEAIHAQLMLNVEAA; this comes from the coding sequence GTGATCGACGCCCTGAACCACTTGCCGCGCCCCCGGGCCGGTGCCGACCAGCTGGCCGAGCGCTTCAGCGACCTGGCCCCACCCCTCACCCCGCGCCAGGCCGCCGTCGAAAGCGCGCGCTGCCTGTACTGTTACGACGCGCCCTGCGTCAACGCCTGCCCCAGCGAAATCGACATCCCGTCGTTCATCCATCGCATCAGTGACGACAACCTGCAAGGCGCCGCCGAACGCATCCTTTCGGCCAACATCCTCGGCGGCAGCTGCGCCCGCGTCTGCCCCACCGAAATCCTCTGCCAGCAAGCCTGCGTGCGCAACAATGCGCAGGAATGCGCCCCCGTGCTGATCGGCCAACTGCAGCGCTATGCCCTGGACAATGCGCAGTTCACCGCGCACCCGTTCCAGCGCTCGCCAGCCACCGGCAAGCGCATCGCCGTGGTCGGCGCTGGCCCGGCCGGGCTGGCCTGCGCCCATCGCCTGGCCATGCACGGGCATGACGTGGTGGTGTTCGAAGCCTGCGACAAGGCCGGTGGCCTGAACGAGTACGGTATCGCCCGCTACAAGCTGGTGGATGACTTCGCCCAGCGTGAAGTGGAGTTCCTGCTGGGCATCGGCGGCATCGAGATTCGGCACGGCCAGCGCCTGGGTGGCAACCTCAGCCTGGGCGAGCTGCGCGACCAGTACGACGCGGTGTTCCTCGGCCTCGGCCTGAATGCCGTGCGCCAGCTGGGCCTGGCCGCTGAAGAAGCCCCCGGCCTGCTCGCCGCCACCGAATACATCCGCGAGCTGCGCCAGGCCGATGACCTGAGCCAACTGCCACTGGCCGACCGCTGCCTGGTGATCGGCGCCGGCAACACCGCGATCGACATGGCGGTGCAAATGAGCCGCCTGGGCGCCCGCGATGTCAACCTGGTGTACCGCCGCGGCCACGCTGACATGGGCGCCACCGAGCACGAACAGGACATCGCCAAGGCCAACCAGGTACGCCTGCATACCTGGGCGCGCCCCGATGCCGTGCTGCTTGATGCCAGCGGCAAGGTGCGCGGCATGCGCTTTGCCCGCACCGAGCTGGCTGACGGCCGCCTGCGCGACAGCGGCGAAACCTTCGAGCTGGCCGCCGATGCCATCTTCAAGGCCATCGGCCAACGCTTCGACGACAGCAGCCTCGGCGACCCGCTGGCGACGCAACTGGCCCGCGACGGCGAGCGCATTCGGGTCGATGCAAACATGCAGACCAGCCTGCCGGGCATTTACGCCGGTGGCGACTGCACCGCCCTGGGCCAGGACCTGACCGTCCAGGCCGTACAACACGGCAAGCTGGCCGCCGAAGCCATCCATGCCCAACTCATGCTCAATGTGGAGGCAGCATAA